Genomic window (Minwuia thermotolerans):
GGATGTCGGTGATCTCGTCCTGGACGCTGCTCGCGATGACCCTGATCGTCGGCTTCGAGGTAGGCGCCCGCTACCTCTTCAACAGCCCGACGATTTGGGCCTGGGACGTCAACGTGCAGCTGATGGTGCTGCTGCTCATGTTCGGCGTCGCCGAGGCCTACCGCCGCGACGCCCATGTGCGCGTCGACATCCTGACCGGTGCGCTGCCGCCGCGCGGCCGCGCCATTCTCGACGTGCTCTACGCGCCGGTCTTCTTCCTGATCACGGTGATCATCGTCTGGACCGGCTGGGAGTATTTTCACCAGGCCTTCGAGCGCGGCCAGACCGCGCCCACGATCCTGGCCCCGCCGCTCTGGCCCATCAAGTTCGCCATACCGCTGGGCGGCGCGGTCCTGTTGCTGACGGGCGTGGCGAAGCTGATCCGTGACCTGCGCGTCGCCTTCCGCGGCGACGAAGGCGAGAGCGGCGAGGGCGGACGATGAGCCCGGAACTGATCACCATCCTGATCTTCGCCAACCTGATCCTCTTCCTGGCGACGGGCTTTCCGGTCGCCTTCTCCCTGATCGGCATCTCGCTGATCTGGATCCTGATCCTGCACGGCGACCGGGCGCTCGGCATGGTGCCCTCGACCATCTTCGACACCGCCACGACCGACATCTTCATCGCGGCGCCACTGTTCATCTTCATGGCGATCGCGCTCTACCGCGTCGGCATCGGCAACCTGATCTACGAGGCGATCCATCACTGGACCGCCGGCGTGCCCGGCGGACTCGCCATCGGCACGGTCGCGGCGGCCGCACTGATCGCCGCCATGACCGGCATCGGCGGCACGGCGGTCCTCGTCCTCGGCGTGCTGGCCATCCCGGAGATGATCCGACGAGGCTACAATGTCCGTCTCGCCATCGGCGGTCTGCCGCCGGGCGGCGCACTGGGCGTGTTGATCCCGCCCACCGTGATCGGCGTGCTGCTGGGCGGCTTCACCGGCA
Coding sequences:
- a CDS encoding TRAP transporter small permease subunit — its product is MDRLKSIDRISGWMSVISSWTLLAMTLIVGFEVGARYLFNSPTIWAWDVNVQLMVLLLMFGVAEAYRRDAHVRVDILTGALPPRGRAILDVLYAPVFFLITVIIVWTGWEYFHQAFERGQTAPTILAPPLWPIKFAIPLGGAVLLLTGVAKLIRDLRVAFRGDEGESGEGGR